In Solobacterium moorei, a single genomic region encodes these proteins:
- a CDS encoding glucose-6-phosphate isomerase → MMKLNTSHALLKESIESYQEKVNELHKVIFERTGAGNDFMGWVDWAETYDKAEFERILQVAEKVKDKAEVLLVCGIGGSYLGARAAIEMIQGLYSGNKTEVIFVGNTFSSTYIAQVLKHIQDKSVVMNVISKSGTTTETALAFRVLREFMENKYGKEECKERIIATTDKARGTLKALADKEGYETFVIPDDIGGRYSVITPVGLVPLAIMGVDIKKIMAGLYDAYKELNTADLSKNPAYQYAVCRRILQNQGYDVEMFVAYEPQLAMLAEWWKQLLGESEGKDGKGILPDSANFSTDLHSLGQFIQEGKKVLFETILEVENPTEDLLIPTDAENSDQMNYLAGKSYDWVNKMACLGTIEAHEVTGGVPNLIISIPDMKEYSFGYLCYFFFIATAMTCYMIDINPFNQPGVEIYKKNMFRLLGKPTK, encoded by the coding sequence ATGATGAAGTTAAATACATCACACGCTTTACTCAAGGAAAGTATTGAAAGCTATCAAGAAAAAGTTAATGAACTACACAAAGTAATTTTTGAAAGAACTGGTGCCGGCAACGACTTTATGGGATGGGTTGATTGGGCTGAAACATATGATAAGGCTGAATTTGAGCGCATCTTACAGGTTGCAGAGAAGGTAAAGGATAAAGCTGAAGTATTACTTGTATGTGGTATTGGTGGATCTTACTTAGGTGCACGTGCCGCAATCGAAATGATTCAAGGTTTATATTCAGGAAATAAGACCGAAGTTATTTTTGTAGGTAATACGTTCTCATCTACATATATCGCACAAGTGTTAAAGCACATTCAAGATAAGAGCGTTGTTATGAACGTTATCTCTAAGTCTGGTACAACAACTGAAACTGCACTTGCTTTCCGTGTATTACGTGAATTCATGGAAAACAAATATGGCAAGGAAGAATGTAAGGAACGTATCATCGCTACTACAGATAAAGCACGTGGTACGCTAAAGGCATTAGCTGATAAAGAAGGCTACGAAACATTCGTTATCCCTGATGATATCGGTGGTAGATACTCTGTGATTACACCAGTAGGTTTAGTACCACTTGCAATCATGGGTGTAGATATCAAGAAAATCATGGCTGGTCTTTACGATGCATATAAAGAATTAAATACAGCAGATCTTTCTAAGAACCCTGCATATCAATATGCTGTATGCAGACGTATCCTACAGAACCAAGGCTATGATGTAGAAATGTTTGTTGCATATGAACCACAGCTTGCAATGCTAGCAGAATGGTGGAAGCAGTTATTAGGTGAATCTGAAGGTAAGGATGGTAAGGGTATCTTGCCAGATAGCGCAAACTTCTCGACAGATTTACATAGTTTAGGACAGTTTATCCAAGAAGGTAAGAAGGTTCTATTCGAGACAATCCTAGAAGTAGAAAATCCTACAGAAGATCTACTTATACCAACAGATGCAGAAAATAGCGATCAGATGAACTACCTCGCTGGTAAGTCATATGATTGGGTCAATAAGATGGCTTGTCTTGGCACAATAGAAGCTCACGAGGTAACTGGTGGAGTTCCTAACTTAATCATCTCTATTCCGGATATGAAGGAATACTCATTCGGTTATCTCTGTTACTTCTTCTTCATCGCTACTGCGATGACTTGCTATATGATTGATATCAACCCATTCAATCAGCCAGGTGTAGAAATCTACAAGAAGAATATGTTCCGCTTATTAGGTAAGCCTACTAAGTAA
- a CDS encoding CvfD/Ygs/GSP13 family RNA-binding post-transcriptional regulator, producing MIYKPGQIVEGKITGIQPYGAFVALEHHVSGLIHISEISDGFVKDISKFVTVGDVVKLKVLECDDKSSHVKLSLKALQKTHSRNRRKPMGHKPSLPNMKMGFQTIANAMSEWIKEAKETILK from the coding sequence ATGATATACAAACCAGGACAGATTGTAGAAGGAAAAATAACAGGGATTCAACCCTATGGTGCATTTGTAGCGCTGGAACATCATGTGAGTGGACTGATTCACATTTCTGAAATTAGCGATGGATTTGTGAAAGACATTTCAAAGTTTGTTACGGTTGGAGATGTTGTAAAGTTAAAAGTCTTGGAATGCGATGATAAGAGCAGTCATGTCAAGCTATCATTGAAAGCACTTCAGAAAACACACTCGAGAAATAGACGTAAACCGATGGGTCATAAACCAAGTTTACCGAACATGAAAATGGGTTTTCAGACAATCGCAAATGCTATGAGTGAATGGATTAAAGAGGCGAAGGAGACTATTTTAAAATGA
- a CDS encoding divergent PAP2 family protein yields the protein MLISLNTIHIIFCAIFAAISAQLLKPICAFIVEPEHDWEWNLTVACGGFPSSHSAMVSALALAVGFRERFSSTLFAITVVLAIIVIYDAANVRYYSGQNIKVTQQLVKDLQERYPHVFESSIYKTKLKPVLGHRWVEVVGGIIWGLIVAYIFYLVK from the coding sequence ATGTTAATTTCATTGAATACGATACATATTATATTTTGTGCTATATTTGCGGCCATCAGTGCACAGCTTTTAAAACCAATTTGTGCATTTATTGTCGAGCCTGAACACGATTGGGAATGGAATTTAACCGTCGCTTGTGGTGGCTTTCCAAGTTCGCATAGTGCAATGGTTTCTGCCCTTGCTCTAGCGGTTGGCTTCCGTGAGCGTTTTAGTTCAACCCTATTTGCGATTACCGTTGTCTTAGCCATTATTGTTATCTATGATGCCGCAAATGTGAGGTATTATAGTGGACAAAACATCAAAGTTACGCAACAATTAGTCAAGGATTTACAAGAGAGATATCCTCACGTATTTGAAAGCTCCATCTATAAAACAAAGCTAAAACCTGTACTTGGGCATCGTTGGGTCGAGGTTGTTGGCGGTATTATTTGGGGACTAATCGTTGCGTACATTTTCTATCTTGTAAAGTAA
- a CDS encoding glutamine synthetase III has translation MEDLFKDFGSKVFGEKEMKSRLPRPVYLSWKKTVANEEMLDRTTADAIAHAMKLWALNNGATHFTHWFQPMTGGTAEKHDSFLEPDMNGEPFARFSGKMLIKGEPDASSFPNGGLRTTFEARGYTYWDVKSPVFIRDNILCIPTVFVSYSGEALDKKDPLLKSLEALSKAATRVVNILGDKDVKSCDISVGLEQEYFLIDRKYFDRRLDLRFTGRTLFGAPSPKTQELDDHYFGAIPPRVAAFMKEANQELWKLGIYAKTEHNEVAPGQFELAPIFTNGNVAVDQNHLIMDILRETAKKHGFACLLHEKPFQGINGSGKHDNYSIITDDGQNLFSPGDKPAENIRFLLFVCAFIRAIDTYPLLLRLSASCTGNDHRLGASEAPPAIISIYLGSYIESILYDIYTKNSKKPITQEEKIAFNPVTGLSYIPHDNTDRNRTSPLAFTGNKFEFRMLGSSMSASFSNTVLNAIMAESLNQIADELEGIKYIQDIREKALTICRNLIEKHKRILFSGDGYSEEWEKEAKRRGLPNVKSFIESTEVLNDPSVINLFTSLNIYSEKELAANRIILQEQYEKIMGIEVRTMIEMARKDILPAQIAELKFYNDTINTSGKNTPKFIHNHIKALSSLVDQTYQAIQKLEEAWQKVTAIGNTFEIGQNIYYKINPLMEKLRASVDAYEQIAAREFYKLPSYEDILFNI, from the coding sequence ATGGAAGACCTATTTAAAGATTTTGGTTCTAAAGTATTTGGCGAAAAAGAGATGAAGAGTCGCCTACCTCGTCCTGTCTATCTTTCTTGGAAGAAAACAGTCGCAAATGAAGAAATGCTAGACCGTACAACCGCAGATGCAATCGCACACGCGATGAAACTTTGGGCACTTAATAACGGTGCTACTCACTTTACGCATTGGTTCCAGCCAATGACTGGTGGTACAGCTGAAAAACATGATAGTTTCTTAGAACCAGATATGAATGGAGAGCCTTTTGCTCGCTTCTCTGGAAAGATGCTTATCAAAGGTGAGCCAGATGCCTCGAGCTTTCCTAACGGTGGTTTACGTACAACATTTGAAGCACGCGGATATACATATTGGGATGTAAAGAGTCCGGTATTCATCCGCGATAACATCCTCTGTATCCCTACTGTCTTTGTATCTTATAGTGGTGAAGCCTTAGATAAGAAAGATCCTCTATTAAAGTCTTTAGAAGCCCTCAGCAAAGCCGCAACACGCGTTGTTAATATCCTTGGCGATAAAGATGTAAAGAGCTGTGATATTTCCGTAGGCCTTGAACAGGAATACTTCCTCATTGACCGTAAATACTTTGACCGTCGCTTAGACTTACGTTTTACCGGTCGCACTTTATTTGGTGCACCATCTCCTAAAACACAGGAACTAGATGATCATTACTTTGGCGCAATTCCACCACGTGTGGCAGCCTTTATGAAGGAAGCCAATCAAGAACTTTGGAAGTTAGGTATCTATGCCAAAACAGAACATAACGAGGTTGCCCCAGGGCAATTTGAACTAGCACCCATCTTTACAAATGGTAATGTGGCAGTTGACCAAAACCACCTCATTATGGATATTCTCCGCGAGACAGCTAAGAAACATGGTTTTGCATGTCTCTTACACGAAAAACCATTCCAAGGTATCAATGGTTCAGGTAAACATGATAACTACTCCATCATCACAGATGATGGACAAAACCTATTCTCTCCAGGTGATAAGCCAGCCGAAAATATCCGCTTCTTATTATTTGTCTGTGCATTTATTCGTGCAATTGATACCTACCCTCTTTTACTTCGATTAAGTGCATCCTGTACAGGTAATGATCATCGTTTAGGTGCTAGTGAAGCACCTCCAGCAATCATTTCAATTTATCTTGGAAGTTATATCGAAAGTATCCTCTACGATATTTATACAAAGAATAGTAAGAAACCAATTACACAAGAAGAGAAGATTGCCTTTAATCCTGTGACAGGTTTATCTTATATTCCTCACGATAATACTGACCGTAACCGTACATCTCCTCTTGCCTTTACCGGTAATAAGTTCGAATTTAGAATGCTCGGCTCATCTATGAGTGCATCTTTCTCAAATACTGTACTTAACGCTATTATGGCAGAATCTCTCAATCAGATTGCGGATGAACTTGAAGGCATCAAGTACATCCAAGACATCCGTGAAAAGGCATTAACAATCTGCCGTAACTTAATTGAAAAGCACAAGAGAATTCTCTTCTCCGGGGATGGGTATAGCGAAGAATGGGAAAAGGAAGCTAAGCGTAGAGGCTTGCCAAATGTAAAGAGTTTTATCGAATCAACTGAAGTTCTCAACGACCCTTCTGTAATTAACCTCTTCACTTCCCTAAACATCTATTCCGAAAAAGAACTAGCCGCTAATCGTATCATCCTGCAGGAACAATATGAAAAAATCATGGGTATCGAAGTTCGTACAATGATTGAGATGGCACGCAAAGATATTCTTCCAGCCCAAATCGCAGAACTTAAGTTCTATAATGACACTATCAATACAAGTGGCAAGAATACGCCAAAGTTCATTCATAATCATATAAAGGCACTATCCTCCTTGGTTGACCAAACATACCAAGCAATCCAAAAGTTGGAAGAGGCTTGGCAAAAAGTGACTGCGATTGGCAATACGTTTGAAATTGGTCAGAACATCTACTACAAAATCAATCCTCTTATGGAAAAACTAAGAGCATCCGTAGATGCATACGAACAAATCGCAGCTAGAGAATTCTACAAATTACCATCTTACGAAGATATCTTATTCAATATATAA
- the ileS gene encoding isoleucine--tRNA ligase, giving the protein MDYKDTLNMPNTDFEMRGNLAQKEPGILKNWQQDNYYQSLLKHHKGQKAFILHDGPPYANGNLHAGTAMNRTIKDFIIRSHAMSGYYTPFFPGWDTHGLPIENAIQKLGVDRKALSAAEFRRKCEEYAHQQIAQQMETEKRLGQIADYEHPYITLKKEFEARQIQSFATMALNGMIFQGLKPVYWSPYNETAVADSEIIYKDVKDATIYLKFPIADGKGVLGADDNFVIWTTTPWTIPSNMAVSVHPDLEYALVKTSAGNLIVLAKFVDRLLEKFNLENLGILKTFTGKEIEGATYHHVVLDKECPCLLGTHVTDEDGTGVVHTAGGHGMDDYLVCMKNGMPPICTVDERGYMNAEAGSYQGMFFEDCSKAIIHDMSEKGYLLQVENITHSYPHDDRLKKKVIFRAVKQWFCSIERVREKALDEINNHVKWHNSFGQKRMNNMIADRGDWCISRQRLWGVPIPIIYCEDNSPIMEKEVFDHIAELMNEYGSNVWFEREAKDLLPEGYTNEKSPNGEFRKETDIMDVWFDSGSSWNELIARGDGYPCDLYFEGSDQYRGWFNSSLIVSTAVNGTAPYKEVLSHGYVVDSKGEKMSKSVGNVVNPMDIINQNGADVFRLWAMSSDFKEDLKLGPSNIKQVSDQYRKIRNTFRFLLGNVNGEDFNPSTDMVAFEDLERVDQQVLVLLNDLVADVRKDVLEYNYLSANKHLMYFMVNILSSYYCDFTKDILYVSAKGDHRRRQVQSVYWNCADALVKLWAPFLAFTAEEIWTHFSHLGANSVHYEEFPEVKEYAEAEILRDEIKRLLEVRALVTKANEEARNEKLIASSQEAKILLTLPKEEKELVEKNLGAAVAQWLIVSQVELVEGETAVKVEKASGQKCPRCWNYDEHVDENGLCPRCHAVMEGYKLIHQN; this is encoded by the coding sequence ATGGACTACAAAGATACGCTAAATATGCCAAATACAGATTTTGAGATGCGTGGTAATCTTGCACAGAAAGAACCGGGTATTTTAAAGAATTGGCAACAAGACAACTATTATCAAAGCTTACTAAAACATCACAAGGGACAGAAGGCATTTATCTTGCATGATGGTCCTCCATACGCAAATGGAAACCTGCATGCAGGTACAGCCATGAACCGTACAATCAAGGACTTCATTATTCGTAGTCATGCGATGTCTGGCTACTATACACCATTCTTTCCAGGATGGGATACACATGGATTACCAATTGAAAACGCAATCCAGAAGTTGGGTGTTGATCGTAAGGCATTGTCTGCTGCGGAATTTAGACGTAAGTGTGAAGAATATGCACACCAGCAGATTGCACAGCAGATGGAAACAGAAAAGCGTTTGGGTCAAATTGCGGATTATGAACATCCATATATCACACTGAAGAAGGAATTTGAAGCTCGTCAGATTCAGTCTTTTGCAACGATGGCTTTAAATGGAATGATCTTCCAAGGATTAAAACCTGTTTATTGGTCACCATACAACGAGACAGCGGTTGCGGATTCTGAAATTATCTATAAGGATGTTAAGGATGCGACAATCTACCTTAAATTCCCAATTGCTGATGGTAAGGGTGTATTAGGTGCAGATGATAACTTTGTAATTTGGACAACAACACCTTGGACAATTCCATCAAACATGGCAGTGTCCGTTCATCCAGATCTTGAGTATGCATTAGTAAAGACAAGCGCTGGCAACCTCATCGTGCTTGCAAAGTTCGTTGACCGCTTACTTGAAAAATTTAATCTTGAAAATCTTGGTATCTTAAAGACATTTACAGGTAAGGAAATTGAAGGTGCTACATATCACCATGTTGTATTAGACAAGGAATGTCCATGTCTTTTAGGTACACACGTTACAGATGAAGATGGTACTGGTGTTGTACATACAGCTGGTGGTCACGGTATGGATGACTATCTTGTATGTATGAAGAATGGAATGCCACCAATCTGTACAGTTGATGAACGCGGTTATATGAATGCAGAGGCAGGTTCTTACCAGGGAATGTTCTTTGAGGATTGTTCAAAGGCTATCATCCATGACATGAGTGAAAAGGGCTACTTACTACAAGTTGAGAATATTACCCACTCATATCCACATGATGATCGCTTAAAGAAAAAGGTTATCTTCCGTGCAGTAAAGCAGTGGTTCTGTTCTATCGAAAGGGTACGTGAAAAGGCATTGGATGAAATCAACAACCACGTCAAGTGGCATAATTCCTTTGGTCAAAAGCGTATGAATAATATGATTGCGGATCGTGGTGACTGGTGTATCTCAAGACAGCGTTTATGGGGTGTTCCAATTCCAATTATCTATTGTGAAGATAATTCACCAATCATGGAGAAGGAAGTCTTTGATCATATCGCAGAACTTATGAATGAGTATGGTTCAAATGTTTGGTTTGAAAGAGAAGCCAAAGACTTACTACCAGAAGGTTATACAAATGAAAAATCACCAAATGGTGAATTCCGTAAGGAAACAGATATCATGGACGTATGGTTCGATTCTGGTTCAAGCTGGAACGAATTGATTGCTCGTGGTGATGGTTATCCATGTGATTTATACTTTGAAGGTTCTGACCAATATCGTGGTTGGTTCAACTCTTCACTCATTGTTTCAACGGCAGTTAATGGTACAGCTCCATACAAGGAAGTTTTATCGCATGGTTATGTTGTAGACTCAAAGGGTGAAAAGATGTCTAAGTCTGTTGGAAATGTTGTAAATCCAATGGATATCATCAACCAGAATGGTGCCGATGTATTCCGTCTTTGGGCAATGTCCTCTGACTTTAAGGAAGACTTAAAGCTAGGTCCAAGCAATATCAAGCAGGTTTCTGATCAGTATCGTAAGATTCGTAATACATTCCGTTTCTTACTAGGTAATGTAAATGGAGAAGATTTCAATCCATCAACAGACATGGTTGCCTTTGAAGATCTTGAACGTGTTGACCAACAGGTTCTTGTATTACTCAATGATTTGGTAGCAGATGTACGTAAGGATGTATTAGAATACAACTACTTGTCCGCAAACAAGCATTTGATGTACTTCATGGTTAATATCTTATCTTCTTACTACTGTGATTTTACAAAGGATATCTTATACGTAAGTGCGAAGGGTGATCACCGTAGAAGACAAGTACAGTCTGTATACTGGAACTGTGCAGATGCACTTGTAAAACTTTGGGCTCCATTCTTAGCGTTTACTGCTGAAGAAATCTGGACACATTTCTCACATCTTGGTGCAAACTCCGTACATTACGAAGAGTTTCCAGAAGTGAAGGAATATGCAGAAGCTGAAATATTACGTGATGAAATCAAACGTCTATTAGAAGTTCGTGCCCTTGTCACAAAGGCAAATGAAGAAGCACGTAATGAAAAGTTGATTGCATCTAGCCAAGAGGCGAAGATTCTTCTTACACTTCCAAAGGAAGAGAAGGAACTTGTGGAGAAAAACTTAGGTGCTGCAGTAGCACAATGGTTAATTGTTTCACAGGTTGAACTTGTAGAAGGTGAAACGGCTGTGAAGGTTGAAAAGGCTAGTGGTCAGAAGTGTCCACGTTGTTGGAATTATGATGAACATGTGGATGAAAATGGACTGTGTCCACGATGCCATGCTGTTATGGAAGGCTATAAACTCATTCATCAAAATTAA
- the metK gene encoding methionine adenosyltransferase has translation MSKYYFSSESVTSGHPDKICDLIADSILDAALAQDSKAHMAVEATIKDDTIFIYGEAGTTAVIDYAKIAKKVLRDIGYPEEYNVILKVNKQSAEINSAVGHQEYSAGDQGIMFGFASDETKSYMPFAIDCAHMLAKCLEQVRRENPTLLGPDGKTQVTVEYEDGELKRIETIVVSTQHSKDITQEELKKLIRKEVIDKVVKPELIDENTKFFINPSGSFVVGGSWGDSGTTGRKIVVDTYGGYAPIGGGCFSSKDPTKVDRSAAYYARYVCRNIVANGLAKKCQIELAYAIGEPNPISINVNSFNTSKYSDEELEEIVKKNFNFSVKNMIKELDLERPIYTQTTNYGHFGKPYLPWEQFKKIEL, from the coding sequence ATGTCAAAGTATTATTTCTCATCCGAATCAGTCACAAGTGGTCATCCAGATAAAATCTGTGATTTGATTGCAGATTCTATCTTGGATGCGGCGTTAGCACAAGATTCAAAAGCACACATGGCTGTTGAAGCTACAATCAAGGATGATACGATCTTTATCTATGGTGAAGCTGGTACAACTGCAGTCATTGACTACGCAAAAATCGCAAAGAAAGTTCTAAGGGATATTGGATACCCTGAAGAATACAACGTCATTCTAAAGGTAAACAAACAATCTGCAGAAATCAACTCTGCTGTAGGACATCAAGAATATAGCGCTGGTGACCAAGGTATCATGTTTGGTTTTGCAAGTGATGAAACAAAATCTTACATGCCATTTGCGATTGACTGCGCACACATGCTTGCAAAGTGTCTTGAACAGGTTCGTCGTGAAAACCCTACACTATTAGGACCTGATGGAAAAACACAGGTGACTGTAGAATATGAAGATGGTGAACTCAAGAGAATTGAAACTATCGTCGTATCTACACAGCACAGTAAAGATATTACACAAGAAGAATTAAAGAAACTAATCCGTAAAGAAGTTATCGACAAGGTTGTAAAACCTGAACTCATTGACGAAAATACAAAGTTTTTCATCAACCCATCCGGTTCCTTCGTTGTTGGTGGTAGCTGGGGCGACTCCGGTACAACCGGACGTAAGATTGTAGTAGATACATACGGTGGATACGCACCTATTGGTGGTGGATGCTTCTCATCTAAGGACCCTACTAAGGTTGACCGTTCCGCTGCTTACTACGCACGCTACGTTTGCCGTAACATCGTAGCCAACGGTTTAGCAAAGAAGTGCCAGATTGAGCTTGCATATGCGATTGGTGAACCTAACCCAATCTCAATTAACGTTAACAGTTTCAATACTTCTAAGTATAGTGATGAAGAGTTAGAAGAAATCGTTAAGAAGAACTTCAACTTCTCTGTTAAAAACATGATCAAGGAATTAGATCTTGAAAGACCTATCTACACACAGACAACAAACTATGGACACTTTGGTAAGCCTTACTTACCTTGGGAACAATTCAAGAAGATTGAACTATAA
- a CDS encoding NifU family protein, with protein MSDTDFYSESSADLIALETDPVRKDLLQRIQHTLDKIRPYIQADGGDVFLVGYADGVVTVTMTGACNGCMVMDSTLNDGIKAILLDEVPEVHDVRLLETNDFNEFNPYY; from the coding sequence ATGAGTGACACAGATTTCTATTCTGAAAGCAGTGCGGATCTAATTGCCCTAGAAACTGATCCGGTTCGTAAGGACCTGTTACAGCGCATTCAACATACGTTGGACAAGATTCGCCCATATATCCAAGCAGATGGCGGTGATGTCTTCTTAGTGGGATACGCTGATGGCGTTGTTACAGTAACAATGACAGGCGCATGTAATGGGTGTATGGTAATGGATTCCACATTAAACGATGGTATTAAAGCTATCTTATTAGATGAAGTACCAGAAGTACATGATGTTCGTTTGTTAGAGACAAATGATTTCAACGAATTTAACCCATATTATTAA
- a CDS encoding AI-2E family transporter: MKWSKLKEETIENIKAFSISGILVVAFYTLINNVEPLYGVFQAIFVALSPFIYGIGIAFLLNPLRKIIEYSWLGKTKLNPRTKKIIASFGALFIGIIMLFVFFSILIPQMISSIQTFISSFEGYVDSARNFFESNNFFSDDLLKTLNPVIDKGVSMLGDWVSNIASSLNAILMYSVIFAKSVMNFLIGMIIALYILLDEINLKRQIKKVLYALLPEKTTKSILRTTRLTINTFNSFVAGKAVDSLIIGILCYIILSFMKMPYTPLISVVVGVTNMIPVFGPFLGAVPSILILLLVDPFKALEFSIFVLILQQVDGNIIGPRILGGAVGLPTLYVMFAIIIGGALFGIVGMFIGVPVFSVIFVLVSEFIHRQLDRKNITVQ, translated from the coding sequence ATGAAATGGTCTAAATTAAAAGAAGAAACAATTGAAAATATCAAAGCATTTTCAATTTCAGGCATTCTTGTTGTAGCGTTTTACACGCTGATTAATAATGTTGAGCCTTTATATGGTGTTTTCCAGGCAATCTTTGTGGCGCTTTCACCATTTATTTATGGAATTGGAATTGCTTTCCTATTGAATCCACTGCGAAAAATTATTGAGTATAGTTGGTTAGGAAAGACAAAACTAAACCCACGTACAAAGAAAATTATCGCTTCCTTTGGAGCGTTATTTATTGGGATTATCATGTTGTTTGTATTCTTCTCCATTCTCATTCCACAGATGATTTCTTCCATCCAAACCTTCATATCCTCCTTTGAAGGATATGTAGATTCTGCTCGTAATTTCTTTGAGTCTAATAACTTCTTCAGTGATGATTTACTGAAGACTCTAAATCCTGTCATCGATAAAGGTGTCAGTATGTTAGGGGATTGGGTATCCAATATTGCAAGTAGTTTGAACGCCATCTTAATGTACAGTGTGATTTTTGCTAAGAGTGTGATGAACTTCTTGATTGGTATGATTATCGCATTATATATTCTTCTAGATGAGATAAATCTCAAACGTCAAATTAAGAAGGTATTGTACGCACTTCTTCCAGAGAAGACGACAAAGAGTATCTTAAGAACGACTCGTTTAACTATCAATACATTCAATAGTTTTGTTGCGGGTAAAGCAGTAGACTCGTTGATTATTGGAATTCTCTGCTATATTATCCTGTCATTTATGAAGATGCCATATACACCACTAATCAGTGTTGTGGTTGGTGTTACAAATATGATTCCTGTATTTGGTCCATTCTTAGGAGCGGTTCCAAGTATTCTGATTCTATTATTAGTTGATCCATTTAAGGCATTGGAATTTTCAATCTTTGTTCTAATCCTACAACAGGTAGACGGTAATATTATTGGTCCACGTATTCTGGGTGGTGCGGTCGGCTTACCAACGTTATATGTGATGTTCGCCATTATTATTGGTGGTGCCTTATTCGGTATCGTTGGTATGTTTATCGGTGTACCGGTCTTCTCAGTTATCTTTGTATTAGTAAGCGAGTTTATCCATCGCCAATTGGATAGGAAAAATATCACAGTACAATAA